A single window of Treponema denticola ATCC 35405 DNA harbors:
- a CDS encoding methyl-accepting chemotaxis protein, with the protein MKEKHRFSLRNKLMIVFGALIFVVGTILTLIALRTARKAVGEKVETHLIDKATDTAEILDGRVTALWQFFEGLARMPAFRNTELSYAEKAVLLEKEIAFNEVLFDSAITDAQGNMYSSNGQVISVKDHAWFKTSINGKEFLSEPFISVINGKFILTISVPLYDNNRNIIGVLAAAIDAKKISELIDDIVVGKTGECYILDKSGTAIADKDFNLVKTRSNAREEAKTDSSLESCAAFEKMAVEIDEPSVGYYEYKGENFIASYATMKTTDWTIIINAPVNEFMGTVNELRLEMLIIGAITLAAALIVVFFVAYRMIKPIKVVVGALKDIAQGEGDLTVRLPVHGNDEVTDLSEYFNETIEKIGSSIKTVGKNTIDMTNIGNELASNMTETASAVHQISANIDGVKQQALTQAASVTETAATVEEIIRTIRQLNNSIENQAASVAESSSAIEQMVGNIASITQTLGKTDDVIKTLASATADGKETVTGANTVTQRIAEESGGLLEASSVIQHIASQTNLLAMNAAIEAAHAGESGKGFAVVADEIRKLAEESSSQGKTITETLKVLSGEIETLSYSAKTAEEKFNAIFALSEHVKTMSQNLMNAMHEQENGSKEVLTAIRDINMVTNQVNDGSAEMLRGGENVAQEMQKLDELTRVITDSMNEMASGAVQISNAVQEVHTISQKNKESIENLSKEVGKFKV; encoded by the coding sequence ATGAAAGAGAAACATCGTTTTTCATTACGGAACAAATTGATGATTGTATTCGGTGCATTGATTTTTGTAGTTGGGACTATTCTTACCCTTATAGCATTACGTACTGCCCGAAAAGCCGTAGGCGAAAAGGTCGAAACACACTTAATCGACAAGGCAACCGATACGGCGGAGATTCTTGATGGACGCGTAACTGCTTTATGGCAATTTTTTGAAGGCCTTGCTCGTATGCCTGCCTTCCGCAATACTGAACTTTCTTATGCAGAAAAAGCAGTCCTTCTGGAAAAAGAGATTGCCTTTAATGAAGTCCTTTTTGATTCGGCTATCACCGATGCACAGGGGAATATGTATTCTTCAAATGGGCAGGTTATCTCGGTTAAAGACCATGCATGGTTTAAGACCTCCATCAATGGCAAAGAATTTTTATCGGAGCCTTTTATTTCCGTTATAAACGGTAAATTCATTTTGACCATTTCCGTTCCGCTATACGACAATAACCGCAACATCATAGGTGTTTTAGCCGCGGCTATAGATGCAAAAAAGATCTCGGAACTAATTGACGATATTGTAGTCGGCAAGACAGGCGAATGCTATATTCTGGATAAGTCAGGAACCGCCATCGCAGATAAAGATTTCAACCTAGTTAAGACGCGTTCAAATGCCCGTGAAGAAGCTAAAACCGATTCATCGCTTGAGTCGTGTGCCGCTTTCGAAAAAATGGCAGTAGAGATTGACGAGCCTTCTGTAGGATATTATGAATATAAAGGAGAAAATTTTATTGCCTCGTATGCCACGATGAAAACAACTGACTGGACTATTATTATAAATGCCCCCGTAAACGAATTCATGGGAACCGTCAATGAACTTCGGCTTGAAATGCTGATTATTGGAGCAATAACTTTAGCAGCTGCCCTAATTGTTGTCTTTTTTGTTGCCTACCGCATGATAAAACCTATAAAGGTTGTCGTTGGAGCTCTTAAAGATATAGCCCAAGGTGAAGGGGATTTAACCGTCCGCCTGCCCGTACACGGCAACGATGAAGTTACCGATTTATCGGAATACTTCAATGAAACAATAGAAAAAATCGGCTCGTCGATTAAAACCGTCGGCAAAAATACTATAGACATGACAAATATCGGTAACGAACTTGCAAGCAATATGACCGAAACGGCAAGTGCTGTACACCAAATAAGTGCGAATATCGACGGCGTAAAGCAACAAGCTCTTACCCAAGCCGCAAGCGTTACCGAAACGGCAGCTACCGTCGAAGAAATTATCCGCACTATTAGACAGCTTAACAACAGTATTGAAAATCAGGCGGCGAGTGTTGCAGAGTCTTCTTCCGCTATCGAACAAATGGTAGGAAACATAGCCTCTATCACACAGACCCTAGGTAAAACCGATGACGTTATAAAAACTCTTGCTTCCGCCACGGCCGACGGAAAGGAAACAGTTACAGGAGCAAACACTGTTACCCAGCGTATTGCCGAAGAGTCAGGCGGTCTATTGGAAGCCTCAAGCGTTATCCAACACATTGCAAGCCAGACCAACCTTTTGGCGATGAATGCCGCAATCGAAGCTGCCCATGCAGGTGAATCGGGTAAGGGCTTTGCCGTCGTTGCCGACGAAATTCGTAAGCTCGCTGAAGAGTCTTCCAGTCAAGGTAAAACCATTACCGAAACGCTTAAAGTGCTTTCAGGAGAAATTGAAACTCTTTCATACTCTGCAAAAACGGCAGAAGAAAAATTTAATGCCATTTTCGCCCTTTCAGAGCATGTCAAAACGATGAGCCAAAATCTAATGAACGCTATGCACGAACAAGAAAACGGCAGCAAGGAAGTACTCACTGCTATCCGCGACATAAACATGGTAACCAACCAAGTAAATGACGGCTCAGCCGAAATGCTTCGCGGCGGTGAGAATGTTGCTCAAGAGATGCAAAAACTCGACGAACTTACCCGCGTCATCACTGACAGTATGAACGAGATGGCCTCCGGTGCCGTACAGATTAGCAATGCCGTACAGGAAGTACACACAATAAGTCAAAAAAATAAAGAGAGCATTGAAAATCTTTCTAAAGAAGTCGGAAAATTTAAAGTTTAA
- a CDS encoding SprT family zinc-dependent metalloprotease, whose translation MIIKIEGVEIEWAESKGRKLRLTISPKTAIPCIHVPKNYSQSKALDFVKENIAWIKKHQARIEEKIFKKNIKASLKDGSTVSLWGADYKIKILRAKKNASVAVDDDFIYLKEPFGADPKKRPSILNRLYKKELELYVEEILPFWEDKIKESASEIKYRDMKSKWGSCNSYTGIITLNTKLAALPCECAEMVLVHEFVHFKERLHNDRFKRYMTKYLPDWKERVKLLNSEDY comes from the coding sequence ATGATTATTAAAATAGAAGGGGTCGAAATCGAATGGGCCGAATCAAAGGGGCGGAAACTCAGGCTTACCATATCGCCTAAGACGGCTATTCCCTGTATCCATGTTCCGAAAAATTATTCTCAAAGCAAGGCCTTGGACTTTGTAAAAGAAAATATTGCGTGGATAAAAAAACATCAGGCACGAATAGAAGAAAAGATTTTTAAGAAGAATATAAAAGCCTCATTAAAGGACGGCTCCACGGTAAGTTTATGGGGAGCCGATTATAAAATTAAAATACTGCGTGCCAAAAAAAATGCAAGCGTCGCAGTCGATGATGATTTTATCTATTTAAAAGAGCCTTTTGGAGCGGATCCAAAAAAACGGCCTTCAATTTTGAACCGTCTTTATAAAAAGGAATTGGAACTTTATGTAGAAGAAATCTTGCCCTTTTGGGAAGATAAAATAAAAGAATCCGCCTCCGAGATAAAATACAGGGATATGAAAAGCAAGTGGGGTTCATGTAATTCTTATACCGGCATAATTACCTTAAACACAAAGCTTGCAGCTCTTCCTTGTGAATGTGCCGAAATGGTGCTGGTACATGAGTTCGTTCATTTTAAGGAAAGGCTCCACAACGACCGCTTTAAGCGATATATGACTAAATATCTTCCCGACTGGAAAGAAAGAGTTAAGCTCTTGAATTCTGAAGATTATTAG
- a CDS encoding DUF2804 domain-containing protein codes for MANDNLYTRKIEPAPDKPVQNGKSNFGTFSGCFKKFDIRGLYRVFGNIPLPRIITNGRISGTMRFLFCDDEIIGEIAFFSCYIFSFMETTFWVRKTQQKYAYRQYLPGGFIHIPKHIRYSVTACRKSYRYARIFSRLSHGKLHADFDFSARDSRPSCEGRLDLDIRDKEALDFSCVIPNYVSRRCMAMYMQTGTVKGWVSLGYNEDIQLKKETAVGVFDVRKSYTGFRSKRTLVNGLGKLGDKSLVFYLANSIAADSNRYNDNMILYDGKRTPLPPVKITRPFGIMGKWIIQDTESMVDLVFLPVSKNYKRVNAAVFRTEYSTVYGHFEGTLLTADGEELKLKSFPGIAKKYNIRI; via the coding sequence ATGGCTAATGATAACTTGTACACACGCAAGATAGAACCTGCTCCCGATAAGCCTGTACAAAACGGAAAATCGAATTTCGGCACTTTTTCAGGCTGCTTTAAAAAATTCGATATAAGAGGGCTTTATCGGGTATTCGGTAATATTCCGCTTCCTAGAATAATTACCAACGGAAGGATTTCGGGGACGATGAGGTTTCTATTCTGCGATGATGAGATAATAGGCGAAATAGCATTTTTTTCGTGCTATATTTTTTCCTTTATGGAAACAACTTTTTGGGTTCGTAAAACTCAGCAAAAATATGCCTATCGGCAATACCTGCCGGGCGGCTTTATTCATATTCCTAAACATATAAGATACAGCGTTACTGCCTGCCGCAAGTCATATAGATATGCCCGTATTTTTTCCCGCCTGTCGCATGGAAAACTTCATGCCGATTTTGACTTTTCGGCCCGTGATTCCCGTCCCTCATGCGAAGGCCGTTTGGATCTGGATATTCGGGATAAAGAAGCCTTGGATTTTTCATGCGTAATTCCGAACTATGTGAGCCGGCGATGTATGGCCATGTACATGCAGACAGGGACGGTAAAGGGCTGGGTAAGCTTGGGTTACAACGAAGATATTCAGCTAAAAAAAGAAACGGCCGTGGGCGTCTTTGATGTGCGGAAGTCCTATACCGGTTTTAGGTCAAAGCGTACCCTTGTAAACGGACTAGGCAAACTGGGAGATAAGTCTTTAGTTTTTTATCTTGCAAATTCGATAGCAGCCGACAGCAATAGGTATAATGATAATATGATACTCTATGACGGGAAGCGCACCCCCCTTCCTCCGGTAAAAATAACCCGTCCCTTCGGTATCATGGGAAAATGGATAATACAGGACACCGAAAGCATGGTAGACCTTGTGTTTCTTCCTGTTTCAAAAAATTACAAAAGAGTAAATGCCGCAGTTTTTAGGACGGAGTACAGTACCGTTTACGGTCATTTTGAAGGTACTCTGCTGACAGCCGACGGAGAAGAATTAAAGCTAAAATCTTTTCCCGGCATAGCTAAAAAATATAATATCAGAATATGA
- a CDS encoding ABC transporter ATP-binding protein, whose protein sequence is MFKFLKTGYMVLYLALQPLSTALEVGVSYVMMLAIDYATNGTIEKLHLYLIGTIAYLVISFLVDIVTKRVREKASAQALFSLREALIKKILAMSTSEYASRNSGSYVAYLTKNVEKLEESYFWTIFRIYPSVLQLIVSVIWLSIMDWRLSLFVLFTGLIQLIVPKFTVKPVAKAEKDYIEKSENYTISLKEIFSAFDLIKSYNLQEKIEILHRNANTGYKKASFKDRYMSGFMGSLGDFFSSITYIGVFFLGAVLVLLGFFKISVIIAASQLVIFIVYPLSNLTQYITSILAAKAVIKDLDEILNLQEKDSSLKDLEAKTSFEDSISFENMSFSYPQDGEDEDNEEENQGAFPALKNVNLSVKKGEKVLIVGESGSGKSTLLSLLYKKFTGYEGLIKIDGTDIRKIPDDSYFKLVSVVHQSPFIFDDTIKNNIALYNEDISDERIKEACKKAGLQKFIEGLPLGLETRIGEGASKISGGEKQRIAIARALVKDSPILLMDEATSALDKETSAEIENTVLSQRELTCIIISHHVSEALRARADKIVTVKDGLADI, encoded by the coding sequence ATGTTCAAATTTTTAAAGACAGGGTATATGGTTTTATACCTTGCCTTGCAGCCCCTTTCCACTGCGTTGGAAGTAGGAGTTTCGTATGTAATGATGCTGGCAATAGACTATGCAACAAACGGAACTATCGAAAAGCTGCACTTGTACCTCATCGGTACCATAGCCTATCTTGTCATCTCCTTTTTGGTAGATATTGTGACTAAGAGGGTGCGCGAAAAAGCAAGTGCACAGGCTCTTTTTTCGTTGAGGGAAGCCTTGATAAAAAAAATACTGGCCATGAGTACTAGCGAATATGCCTCGCGCAATTCGGGAAGCTATGTTGCCTATCTTACAAAGAATGTTGAAAAACTGGAAGAGTCTTATTTTTGGACAATCTTCCGAATTTATCCTTCAGTTTTACAGCTGATAGTTTCGGTTATTTGGCTTTCGATTATGGATTGGAGACTTTCTCTCTTTGTTCTTTTTACCGGTCTTATCCAGCTCATTGTTCCCAAATTTACGGTGAAGCCTGTAGCCAAGGCCGAGAAGGACTATATTGAAAAAAGCGAAAATTACACTATCAGCCTAAAAGAAATATTTTCCGCCTTTGATCTGATTAAGTCCTATAACCTTCAGGAAAAAATCGAGATTCTTCACCGCAATGCGAACACCGGTTATAAAAAAGCTTCTTTTAAGGACAGGTATATGAGCGGCTTTATGGGGAGTCTCGGTGATTTCTTTTCGAGCATAACCTACATAGGCGTTTTCTTTTTAGGTGCAGTTTTGGTTCTTTTAGGCTTTTTTAAAATCTCGGTAATAATAGCTGCAAGCCAGCTTGTAATCTTCATCGTTTATCCTTTGAGTAACCTGACTCAATATATAACATCTATTTTGGCTGCAAAGGCGGTAATAAAAGATTTGGATGAAATTTTAAACTTGCAAGAAAAGGACAGTTCCTTAAAAGACTTGGAAGCAAAAACTTCTTTTGAAGATTCGATAAGTTTTGAAAATATGAGTTTTAGCTATCCCCAAGATGGCGAAGATGAAGATAATGAAGAAGAAAATCAGGGTGCTTTTCCTGCCTTAAAAAATGTAAATCTTAGCGTAAAAAAAGGCGAAAAGGTTTTAATTGTAGGGGAAAGCGGTTCGGGAAAATCCACCCTTTTAAGCCTTTTATACAAAAAATTTACGGGCTATGAGGGACTTATAAAAATAGACGGAACGGATATCCGCAAGATTCCCGATGATTCTTATTTTAAGCTTGTGTCAGTAGTGCATCAGTCTCCATTTATCTTTGACGACACAATCAAAAATAATATTGCCCTTTATAATGAAGATATAAGCGATGAAAGAATAAAGGAAGCTTGTAAAAAAGCCGGCTTACAAAAGTTTATCGAAGGTCTTCCTCTCGGCCTTGAAACAAGGATAGGCGAAGGGGCCTCGAAAATTTCAGGCGGAGAAAAACAGCGCATAGCTATTGCGAGGGCCTTGGTAAAGGATTCCCCCATTCTTTTGATGGATGAAGCAACCTCTGCCTTAGATAAGGAAACGAGTGCCGAAATAGAAAATACCGTGTTATCCCAAAGAGAACTAACCTGTATAATAATTTCGCACCATGTAAGCGAAGCCTTGCGGGCTCGGGCAGATAAAATTGTTACCGTAAAAGACGGATTGGCCGATATTTAG